The Urbifossiella limnaea nucleotide sequence ACCGCTTCGACCCACTCGACGTGACCGATTCCGCCGCCGTCGCCGCCTGGGCGGAGAGCGTGCTGAAGTCGCACGGCGCGCCCGATTTGCTGATCAACAACGCCGCGGTGATGGCGGCGCCGGCGCCGCTGTGGGAGGTGCCGGCGGCCGCGTTCGACGCCGTCATCGACGTGAACGTGAAGGGCGTGGCGAACGTGCTGCGCGGGTTCGTGCCGGCGATGGTGGCGCGCAAGTCGGGCGTGGTCGTGAACCTGTCGAGCGGGTGGGGGCGGAGCGTGTCGCCGGAGGTAGCGCCGTACTGCGCCAGCAAGTACGCGGTGGAGGGGCTGACGCTGGCGCTGGCGCAGGAGCTGCCGCGCGGCATGGCGGCGGTGCCACTGAACCCCGGCGTGATCGACACCGACATGCTGCGGCAGGCGTGGGCCGACGGCGCGTCGGCGTACCCGAAGGCGGAGAAGTGGGCCGAGCGGGCGGCGCCGTTCCTGCTGGCGCTCGGCGCGGAGGACAACGGCCGGTCGCTGAGCGTGGGGTGAGGCGCCGGGGTTTTCCGCTTGCGGCTTAGCGCTGCCCAGCGCTAAGCCGCAAGCGGAAAACCCCGGCGCGTCGGAGCGTAAGTCATGTCCGCCCGCGTGGTCCGCGTCGGCGACCTGGGGACGGCGCTCACCGCGATGAGCCCCAGCGGCGTGGTCGAGCTCGACGGCCGCCGCCTCGACGCGCGGTCCGACGGCGCCCCCATCCCCGCCGGCGCCGCCGTCGTGGTGCTGCGCGGCGACCCGACCGGCTACGTCGTCCGCGCGGTCGGCCCGGACCAGCCCATCCCGCAACTTCCCGACGCCGGTGCCGAAATCGTGCGCCCCGAGTTCATGCGGAACTCGGCCGAGGTCCGCCGCGTCGAAGCGGCCGACGAGGCGAAGCTGCGCCGACGATGGAAGGTCGCGGCGCGGTGGCGGGTCGTGGCCGGCGTCTTCGGCGGGCTGATCGGCGGTCAAATCCTCGGAGACGCACTCGCCCCGCCGCAGGTCGTGCTCTATCGCGGCCACGCGGAGGGTGGTCTCGGCCTGGCGGTCGGTTGGGCCGTCGGCGCCGCCTTGAAACTGGCCGGCCCGCTGTTTCGTTGGTCCACCCTCGCCGGTCACGCCGCGCTGGCATCGAGCCTGGGCGGCGCGGCAGTCGGGTACTGGCTCGCCGGCGACCCGCACTCGTTCGGCCAGTCGGCCGGCGCCGCCGCGGCCGGGGCGCTGGTCGGCGTCGTGGCCGGATGGTTCGTGGCGACGCGGCTGGAACTGGTCTTCGGCGGGCCGGAAGGCCCGGAGTGACGCCCCGCCGCGGGAACCGGGTACAATACCCGGATGACACCACCCGCCCCCCCGCCCGAGCCGCACCACCCCACCGAGCCGACCCTCACCTTCTGGGGGGCGGCCGGGAGCGTGTCCGGCTCCATGCACCTGCTCGAAGTCGGCAACCACAAGGTCCTCCTCGACTGCGGCCTCAACCAGGGCAAGCGCGAAGAAGCCCGCCAGCGCAACGCCCACTTCCCGTTCCACCCGAACCAGATCGACGCGGTCGTGCTCAGCCACGCCCACATCGACCACTGCGGCAACCTCCCCACGCTCGTCCGCCAGGGCTTCGCCGGGCCGATCTACTGCACCCCGCCGACCCGCGACCTGTTGCGCGTGATGCTCCACGACTCCGCGAAGATTCAGGAGGAGGACGCCGCGCACCTGAACATCGCCCGCAACTACGCCGAGCCGTGGGTGCAGCCGCTGTACAGCCAGGTGGACGTGGAG carries:
- a CDS encoding NfeD family protein; the protein is MSARVVRVGDLGTALTAMSPSGVVELDGRRLDARSDGAPIPAGAAVVVLRGDPTGYVVRAVGPDQPIPQLPDAGAEIVRPEFMRNSAEVRRVEAADEAKLRRRWKVAARWRVVAGVFGGLIGGQILGDALAPPQVVLYRGHAEGGLGLAVGWAVGAALKLAGPLFRWSTLAGHAALASSLGGAAVGYWLAGDPHSFGQSAGAAAAGALVGVVAGWFVATRLELVFGGPEGPE
- a CDS encoding SDR family oxidoreductase produces the protein MKLIVLTGATRGLGRALVPRFTAAGHTVVGCGRSAAHVAELAAAFGAPHRFDPLDVTDSAAVAAWAESVLKSHGAPDLLINNAAVMAAPAPLWEVPAAAFDAVIDVNVKGVANVLRGFVPAMVARKSGVVVNLSSGWGRSVSPEVAPYCASKYAVEGLTLALAQELPRGMAAVPLNPGVIDTDMLRQAWADGASAYPKAEKWAERAAPFLLALGAEDNGRSLSVG